One Pieris napi chromosome Z, ilPieNapi1.2, whole genome shotgun sequence DNA window includes the following coding sequences:
- the LOC125062656 gene encoding rho GTPase-activating protein 8-like, which yields MEPGHQPNLRPIRAFQVAHSGIMDSEDDDANLNLSLSDYHDYEPNLEFDDSELICTTSLAPLSPELLDLSQEFLLPSSSDGTIEDNFEKELGEGPPSYSEIATCSLDYDVFGDLHRSGVVEVVGDDELGRRIIVISACRLPLSKDVHPDLLLRFLMHTLDKYVEQDYSVIYFHYGLSSRNKPPFSWLWKAYKAFDRKYKKNLKTLYLVHPTNVIRIVWQMLRPAISVKFGRKMMYVNYLHELQQYLDLDKVHIPPQVIECDKILLSKNPRAAEIAKEMNSASKPSLGEAEGPCSVKSPTKQFGVSIQFIKKNNTEMIDSIPPIVRQCVEFLSQPDALETEGLFRRSPSAAIVKEIQRDCNNGGVISFRNDPHIAAVLLKTFLRDLEEPLLTFDLYDEISKFQAWEIPKKPRKVKILVLEKLPVDNYKILKYIMQFLWKVQDRSCLNKMTSSNLAVVFGPNLLWPPNGHVSLQSIAPINAFTDFLITHHESIFII from the exons ATGGAGCCTGGGCACCAGCCTAATTTAAGACCCATTCGAGCTTTTCAAG ttgcTCATAGTGGTATTATGGACAGTGAGGATGATGACGCCAATTTGAACTTGAGTCTCTCCGATTACCATGATTATGAACCTAATTTAGAGTTTGATGATTCTGAGCTTATTTGTACCACAAGTCTag CTCCATTGTCACCCGAATTACTAGATTTATCGCAAGAATTTCTTCTACCTTCAAGTAGTGATGGAACCATAGAAGATAACTTCGAAAAAGAACTTGGAGAGGGTCCCCCATCATATTCAGAG ATAGCTACCTGCTCGCTTGATTATGATGTTTTTGGCGATTTACATAGAAGTGGAGTAGTCGAAGTTGTGGGAGACGATGAACTTGGACGTCGAATTATCGTAATATCTGCGTGTCGCCTGCCGCTTTCTAAGGATGTACATCCTGATCTCCTCTTGAG gttCCTAATGCATACATTGGACAAATATGTGGAACAAGATTACAGTGTCATATACTTCCATTATGGGCTCTCCAGCAGAAACAAACCACCATTCTCTTGGTTGTGGAAAGCATATAAGGCGTTTGatagaaaatataagaaaaatcttaaaacgCTGTATCTAGTCCATCCAACGAATGTGATAAGAATAGTATGGCAAATGCTGAGGCCAGCAATAAGTGTCAAGTTTGGCAGGAAAATGATGTACGTGAACTATTTACATGAATTGCAACAATATTTAGATTTGGACAAAGTTCACATTCCACCACAAGTTATTGA atGTGACAAGATTCTCTTATCTAAAAATCCACGTGCGGCGGAAATAGCTAAAGAAATGAATAGTGCCAGTAAACCATCTCTTGGAGAAGCTGAGGGTCCGTGCAGTGTAAAATCTCCAACAAAACAGTTTGGTGTATCAATACAAttcataaagaaaaataatacggAAATGATCGATTCAATTCCTCCGATAGTGCGACAGTGCGTTGAGTTTTTATCACAACCCGACG CCTTAGAAACTGAAGGATTATTTCGGCGTTCGCCGAGCGCAGCCATTGTGAAGGAAATACAGCGGGACTGCAACAATGGTGGCGTCATATCTTTCAGGAACGACCCACACATTGCCGCCGTTTtactaaaaacttttttaaggGACCTTGAAGAGCCATTATTGACATTTGATTTATATGACGAAATTAGCAAATTTCAAG cCTGGGAAATACCTAAGAAGCCtagaaaagtaaaaattttgGTGCTCGAAAAGCTACCCGTAGACAATTACAagattttaaagtatattatgcAGTTTTTGTGGaag GTACAAGATCGGAGCTGCCTAAATAAGATGACAAGCAGCAACTTAGCAGTGGTCTTCGGGCCCAATTTATTGTGGCCGCCGAACGGACATGTTTCATTACAATCTATTGCACCAATAAACGCATTTACTGATTTCTTAATCACACACCACGAgtccatatttattatttaa
- the LOC125062207 gene encoding PHD finger protein rhinoceros, protein MSLRGTKRASGVRRDEAGTSKRRRVESEDALWQLRPVSDLKMSSIYNRNASEAPAELFRKDFISMMKLADTEPLTPSDYWLITDTWKQDWERGVQVPVNPDSLPAPKVKIIKNPKPPKFEEFKLPKDKYIHLSRDAHYLPDKHVLSTTPSQAESACNYDLDATDMAWLKLLNAERARAGATAVTEDQLEKVIEELEVRTWDKIQSIIKSEEGLGLEYDENVICDVCRSPDSEDGNEMVFCDECNICVHQACYGITVIPEGQWLCRPCRAGVKPNCVLCPNVSGAMKCTPSGHKWAHVSCVLWIPEVSIGCAEKMEPITKIGSIPQSRWSLVCVLCRERKGACIQCSVKTCKTAYHVTCAFKYGLEMRAIIEDENADDGVKLRSYCQKHSVNSKKEKCPGSGEEEEEAKRKRRKDMTSEEKNQARAARLQEIEAEFDEHIGINDISSHLDVDQDAVSYIYNYWKLKRRAGHNRPLLPPKSDNNELLTHRQEQADLEKMKKFVQLRQDLERVRNLCYMVSRREKLSRSYFRMREQTFHKQLAVLSADSTIPTPELTAIIEANHGPSIYDRLYSGPNAPDHENDFDDLLARIAPQESSDDKKRDRNGLVRGSKSSNPYKKLYVNGSRRGGMYAGLSSEESGTEIGRSSKYRGRTIGSSTDEDETTHTKKRVIAKKKISPKGKGKKSPKKCEQKKKKVPLSKAIVGSSSDDEKVKTKLNKDQSRSKTLQQLEQEMAAGRGDSVSDSDDLIPIRSTRNNKFPVDIYSDSSESNKESKIKIEKSPTENDSMQSLPRTKAAMKEFISSQPEKKSTNAESNDSKASPKKRGRKQNNKDKKNTNKSNVSDDETKENIKIAKQKDNPTDLIVPQRQAAKKASENMRSTTASKKDDAPVEKQQVSGDDSKNKQKVKAKEKEMKDSKPAKISRKKSSKDQKETIAYVPQRQAAKKAAAHIKSGLGAKAPVVEPDSDKKKESERLEEVKSPKKEETKSKIIQDESSSSSSNSSSSSYTSSSSSDEIHEKPGIKPTAKAREIKPFPRQPSMFSPPGSRPTVDLPFLDKVSKPLSSTSASSDSDSSKGSRYSITRPRRRRKAKTITDESTHKTPDKKLKTSERRSDCGASSPAIEGEESSRTMVAVPTVRTRARSTAGSGNMSDNSESRARKSPRIVDVVSPKQEEGSKSVELTVTQRETDEIIKDEVDEIKEENTIKDEDEPFDKVDTEKIIEIIKSPSRSKSPKEEITEEPDLLDNKDIELKSETKSLENDTSLSVSNLSPIKEKIHISDDETISTHQNWLSQAPSPHVHPPPVEKPGDHEKYMTEDKSLDVDFTDRSSIRMIAKIQANLNENTMIKSPKTPMDARTLTMDTIDVENTLTRNNRKSTLDKKFIAQDSSHVQGVEISKSAKIPSALNTFPNRNIYSPQPRENDHYEIEVFPPYSEFIFKEDSKEQGAQETLNLVDRLRMQLSSKKVQPENFVSDDGFTNDNKEIEIEVPPLGLSTPKSDPDSPVISLVDDDKSSIKDIPLIHHVPNTIDLLQNFNQNKQISHSNHHNENNMDYMDDDKDISILQNVSQLEEIDKKYDDTTSFTDDIKEPSLAQSDINSISEVGDSISISKQSDDSQSLSVVDHSIDNDLTQDNHTYDNNNSVIHSDCATVSSPYLNHESKWQESKITTRRSSASSTNSDSSVNSQKTSLRISCDRHRSGVMSEMERYPPIPPYSHPLDPAMSLNQYANYPQTASPYLGPMVLPIFPPGACPSSQLSISSTAPGLYVPSLSYSATSLMPPLPKPIFSNICAAFTTSSQNIALTRAMIASPTSKPLDSPSEDIDVTGSDKLSINAPSSPSISVDSFNDGSNTRETIKAENTESSQPPDSISPLKVTKHNSLKLSGKSPGISPKQVDVPKGTKRPSNRSNRTQRGRGRSKSRAQGSQNLFSAHMENSIQSKLVGTVYDFEEEIANDGVDLKALRDRRKSIDVKDERKSEHSFKESSQSPQISSPQSASISIKEDKDSLILDIKKDESNSPTHTDNLEHASFSQVQPVLPGPVDMRTYNASEMQSPAVSDVYHSHLLEFASGTADQHLPDIDEEVEKQLHTALKMASNQKADAELTTPIPDTINIHQDSFMPQLPKVSLSDSRNQLKVKIKGPFLDANYSASSATPVAPKPPVPVYDPNSSFLNLSTGSVSSTGSTNLRRMRKKELLRQYWTQDMNMDDPTNTTSVGIVPPPVAPQPLARAVITIPKAVASMTSIPTREDYKMTETAVEKKKRKSSALSRELRQLNSDIDLSDNVKLSKFVAGLGQYPKRRTRVAPSKPSPPSPSEISPVAPKLKIKIGSNLVQPVPEDSSSCQFRPPKKRLQSQIIPTPSMEDLKRESMIYRRMVMADFEEDKKPKKPKKDKGKKKKDKKLLVVNSDSESTTKLIIKIKRQKDAAEEKCGESAVPAARAELPVDPFDYDPSAPDPLAIDTPFCESSSALRRIRNEKVTPIRLKRSSQGSGYVMKKARLEKEAAEANKSCPTSAALPSATIDGNCTVR, encoded by the exons ATGTCGTTGAGAGGCACAAAGCGGGCTAGTGGGGTCCGCAGGGACGAGGCAGGCACTTCCAAGCGCCGAAGAGTGGAGTCTGAAGATGCACTCTGGCAGCTTCGTCCAGTTAGTGACCTCAAGATGTCATCAATTTACAATAGAAATGCCTCTGAGGCACCTGCAGAACTTTTCAG GAAGGATTTCATTTCAATGATGAAATTGGCTGATACCGAGCCACTAACACCAAGCGATTACTGGCTAATCACCGACACATGGAAGCAAGATTGGGAGAGAGGAGTACAGGTTCCTGTCAATCCAGATTCTTTGCCAGCCCCTaaagtcaaaattattaaaaatccaaAACCACCAAAATTTGAAGAATTCAAACT ACCTAAGGATAAATATATTCATCTTAGTAGAGATGCTCATTACCTGCCAGATAAGCATGTGCTGAGCACAACACCATCCCAAGCGGAATCTGCTTGTAATTATGACCTAGATGCCACTGACATGGCTTGgctcaaattattaaatgcaGAACGCGCTAGAGCCGGAGCCACAGCAGTAACAGAAGACCAACTTGAAAAAGTAATAGAAGAACTAGAG GTACGAACATGGGACAAAAtacaatcaataataaaatccgAAGAAGGCTTAGGTCTTGAATATGATGAAAATGTAATATGTGATGTATGTAGATCTCCAGACTCTGAAGATGGAAATGAGATGGTGTTTTGTGATGAGTGTAATATATGTGTCCACCAAGCATGCTATGGCATAACAGTTATTCCAGAAG GTCAATGGTTGTGTCGACCCTGCCGCGCAGGTGTTAAACCTAATTGTGTTTTATGCCCCAATGTGAGCGGGGCCATGAAATGCACGCCATCTGGTCATAAATGGGCCCATGTAAGCTGTGTTTTGTGGATTCCAGAAGTGTCAATTGGTTGTGCTGAAAAAATGGAGCCCATCACTAAAATAGGTTCCATTCCTCAGTCAAGGTGGTCTCTAGTTTGTGTTCTGTGCCGTGAAAGAAAAGGGGCTTGTATACAATGCTCTGTAAAGACTTGTAAAACGGCTTATCATGTTACTTGTGCATTTAAATATGGTTTAGAAATGCGGGCAATAATTGAAGATGAAAATGCTGATGATGGTGTAAAACTGCGATCATATTGCCAAAAACACAGTGTAAATTCCAAAAAAGAAAAGTGTCCTGGTTCAGGAGAAGAAGAAGAGGAAGCTAAGAGAAAACGTCGTAAAGATATGACTTCAGAAGAAAAGAATCAAGCTCGAGCGGCGCGGCTTCAAGAAATTGAGGCAGAGTTTGATGAACACATTGGTATCAATGATATTAGTTCTCATCTAGATGTTGATCAAGATGCTGtcagttatatttataattattggaaattaaaaagaagGGCTGGTCATAACAGACCTTTGCTTCCTCCTAAATCGGATAATAATGAACTGCTGACACATAGGCAAGAACAGGCTGATCTcgaaaaaatgaaaaaatttgTACAACTTCGGCAAGATTTGGAAAGGGTGCGTAACTTGTGCTATATGGTTAGCCGCCGCGAAAAATTGTCAAGATCCTACTTCCGAATGCGCGAGCAAACATTTCACAAACAATTAGCTGTCTTATCAGCGGATTCAACGATTCCAACACCGGAACTGACGGCAATAATCGAAGCCAATCATGGACCCTCTATATATGACAGGTTGTATTCTGGTCCAAATGCACCTGACCatgaaaatgattttgatgATCTTCTAGCCAGAATAGCTCCACAGGAATCTAGTGATGACAAAAAACGGGACCGAAATGGCTTGGTCCGTGGGTCAAAATCTTCAAATccttataaaaaactttatgtAAATGGTTCTCGTAGGGGTGGTATGTATGCTGGACTTTCTAGTGAAGAAAGTGGTACTGAGATTGGGCGATCTTCGAAGTATCGGGGAAGAACAATTGGCTCCAGCACTGATGAGGACGAAACAACACACACTAAAAAACGGGTCATTGCCAAGAAAAAGATTTCACCTAAAGGTAAAGGTAAAAAATCTCCCAAAAAATGTGaacaaaagaagaagaaagtgCCACTTTCAAAAGCTATTGTTGGAAGTAGTTCAGACGatgaaaaagtaaaaactaaattaaataaagatcaATCTCGTAGTAAAACTCTTCAGCAATTGGAACAAGAAATGGCTGCTGGTAGAGGAGACTCTGTTTCAGATAGTGATGATTTAATTCCAATTAGATCTACCCGAAACAACAAGTTCCCAGTTGATATTTATTCTGATAGTAGTGAAAGTAATAAAGAGAGCAAGATAAAGATTGAAAAATCTCCGACTGAAAATGATTCTATGCAATCACTGCCTAGAACAAAAGCAGCTATGAAGGAATTCATCTCTAGTCAACCTGAAAAGAAATCAACGAATGCAGAGTCCAATGATTCTAAAGCAAGTCCCAAAAAGAGAGGACGGAAACAGAATAATAAGGACaagaaaaacacaaataaatccAATGTTTCTGACGATGAAACAAAAGAGAATATCAAGATTGCTAAACAAAAAGATAATCCTACTGATTTGATTGTTCCCCAAAGACAAGCAGCTAAAAAGGCCTCAGAAAATATGCGGTCAACCACTGCCTCTAAAAAAGATGATGCTCCTGTTGAAAAGCAGCAAGTAAGTGGAGATGATTCaaagaataaacaaaaagtaaagGCTAAGGAAAAAGAAATGAAAGATTCAAAACCTGCAAAAATAAGCAGAAAAAAGTCATCGAAAGATCAAAAGGAAACAATTGCGTATGTCCCTCAAAGGCAGGCGGCTAAAAAAGCAGCAGCTCATATAAAGAGTGGCCTTGGGGCTAAAGCTCCAGTGGTAGAACCAGATTCTgataaaaagaaagaaagtgaAAGATTGGAAGAAGTAAAGTCACCCAAGAAAGAAGaaacaaaatctaaaattatccAAGATGAAAGTTCGAGCTCCTCCTCTAATTCTAGCAGTAGCAGTTACACATCATCTTCAAGTTCTGATGAAATTCATGAAAAACCAGGCATTAAACCTACTGCAAAAGCTCGAGAAATAAAACCGTTTCCGAGGCAACCATCGATGTTTTCGCCACCAGGTTCTAGGCCAACAGTGGATTTGCCCTTTCTTGACAAGGTATCAAAACCACTGTCTTCAACTAGTGCCTCTAGTGACTCCGATAGTTCTAAAGGATCTAGGTATTCGATTACCCGACCTCGGAGACGTCGCAAAGCCAAAACTATCACAGATGAATCCACTCACAAGACCCCAGACAAGAAGCTTAAAACTTCCGAAAGGCGGTCCGACTGTGGGGCTTCATCGCCGGCTATTGAAGGAGAGGAATCTAGTCGAACAATGGTCGCGGTCCCTACCGTGCGTACTCGGGCCCGAAGCACTGCTGGAAGCGGAAATATGTCTGACAATTCAGAATCGAGAGCAAGAAAATCGCCCAGGATCGTCGACGTTGTCTCTCCCAAACAAGAAGAGGGCAGCAAGTCCGTTGAACTTACTGTTACGCAACGGGAAACGGACGAGATCATAAAAGATGAAGTTGATGAAATTAAAGAGGAAAACACTATTAAAGATGAGGATGAGCCTTTTGATAAAGTCGacacagaaaaaataattgaaataattaaaagtccTTCTAGGAGCAAGTCTCCTAAAGAAGAAATTACCGAAGAACCTGATTTGCTTGATAATAAAGATATTGAACTTAAAAGTGAAACTAAGTCACTTGAAAATGATACATCGTTGTCAGTTTCTAACTTATCAcccattaaagaaaaaatacatatttctgaTGACGAAACTATTAGTACACACCAAAACTGGCTGTCACAAGCTCCCAGTCCTCATGTTCATCCTCCTCCTGTCGAAAAACCAGGCGATCACGAGAAATATATGACAGAAGATAAATCTCTAGATGTTGATTTTACAGATAGAAGCAGTATTAGAATGATTGCTAAAATTCAAGCAAATCTAAATGAAAACACAATGATTAAATCACCCAAAACACCTATGGATGCAAGAACTCTTACAATGGATACTATTGATGTTGAGAATACATTGACCAGAAATAATAGAAAGTCTACTCTTGACAAGAAATTTATTGCACAAGACTCGAGTCATGTCCAAGGGgttgaaatatcaaaaagtgCTAAAATTCCATCTGCTTTAAATACATTTCCaaacagaaatatatattcaccTCAACCTAGAGAAAATGATCATTATGAAATTGAAGTCTTTCCACCATATTCAGAATTTATCTTTAAAGAGGATTCTAAAGAACAAGGTGCTCAAGAAACTTTAAACCTAGTTGACCGTCTAAGAATGCAATTAAGTTCAAAGAAAGTGCAACCTGAAAATTTTGTATCAGATGATGGCTTTACCAatgataataaagaaatagaaaTAGAAGTTCCTCCTTTAGGTCTGAGTACACCTAAGAGTGATCCTGATAGTCCAGTAATTTCATTAGTTGATGATGACAAAAGCTCAATTAAAGACATACCATTAATTCATCATGTACCAAACACAATTGATCtacttcaaaattttaatcagAACAAACAAATATCTCATTCTAACCATCACAATGAAAACAATATGGACTATATGGATGATGATAAAGATATATCTATCTTACAGAATGTTTCACAATTAGAGGAAATTGATAAGAAATATGATGATACTACTTCTTTTACTGATGATATAAAAGAACCATCTCTTGCTCAGTCTGACATTAACTCCATCTCTGAAGTTGGTGATTCCATATCAATTTCAAAGCAAAGTGATGACTCTCAGTCTTTATCAGTGGTGGACCATTCTATTGACAATGATTTAACTCAAGACAATCATacatatgataataataattctgtaATACATTCAGATTGTGCTACAGTGTCATCTCCTTATCTTAATCATGAATCTAAGTGGCAAGAGAGCAAGATAACAACAAGACGTTCTTCAGCATCTAGCACAAATTCTGACAGTTCTGTTAATTCTCAAAAGACCAGTCTTCGTATATCATGCGATCGCCATCGATCGGGTGTTATGTCAGAAATGGAACGTTACCCACCTATACCACCATATTCACATCCCTTAGATCCTGCTATGTCTCTGAACCAATATGCGAATTACCCTCAAACTGCGTCTCCATATTTGGGTCCTATGGTGTTGCCTATATTTCCTCCAGGAGCATGCCCATCATCACAACTGTCAATATCTTCAACTGCTCCAGGCCTTTATGTTCCAAGCTTATCTTATTCAGCTACATCACTGATGCCACCCTTACCAAAACCGATATTTTCCAATATTTGTGCGGCATTTACGACATCCTCCCAAAATATAGCATTAACACGAGCAATGATAGCATCACCAACATCAAAGCCACTTGACTCGCCATCTGAAGATATTGATGTAACCGGTAGTGACAAGCTATCGATTAACGCACCTTCAAGTCCCAGTATAAGTGTTGATTCATTTAATGATGGTAGCAATACCCGAGAGACAATTAAAGCTGAAAATACTGAGAGTTCACAACCCCCAGATTCTATATCACCACTGAAAGTTACAAAACATAATTCACTAAAGCTATCCGGGAAGAGTCCTGGTATATCGCCAAAACAAGTAGATGTACCAAAGGGAACTAAAAGACCCAGCAACAGAAGCAATAGGACACAAAGGGGCCGAGGTCGTTCAAAAAGTCGTGCTCAGGGTTCACAAAACCTTTTTAGCGCCCATATGGAAAACTCTATACAAAGTAAACTTGTTGGTACTGTATACGACTTTGAAGAAGAGATAGCCAATGATGGTGTTGATCTGAAAGCATTAAGAGACCGCCGAAAATCCATAGATGTAAAAGACGAACGCAAATCGGAGCATAGTTTTAAAGAATCATCGCAATCACCACAAATCTCCAGCCCACAAAGTGCATCCATCAGTATCAAAGAAGACAAGGATTCTCTTATTCTTGACATTAAAAAAGACGAATCTAATTCGCCCACACATACGGATAATTTGGAACATGCTAGTTTTTCTCAAGTACAGCCAGTTCTACCTGGACCAGTCGATATGCGGACTTACAACGCTTCGGAAATGCAATCTCCAGCTGTCAGTGACGTTTACCACAGTCATTTGTTAGAATTTGCTAGTGGAACTGCTGATCAGCATTTACCTGATATTGATGAGGAAGTAGAAAAGCAATTGCATACTGCACTCAAAATGGCAAGTAACCAAAAAGCAGACGCAGAACTAACCACCCCAATACCAGACACAATAAATATTCATCAAGATTCATTTATGCCCCAATTACCAAAGGTCTCTTTATCCGATTCTAGAAATcagttaaaagttaaaataaaaggaCCCTTCTTAGATGCAAATTACTCGGCTAGCTCAGCGACCCCAGTAGCACCAAAACCACCTGTCCCCGTTTACGATCCCAATAGTAGTTTCTTGAACTTGTCCACTGGCTCTGTCTCATCAACTGGCTCTACAAACTTGAGGCGCATGcgtaaaaaagaattactgcGGCAATATTGGACGCAAGATATGAACATGGATGATCCTACTAATACTACAAGTGTCGGAATCGTACCTCCACCTGTAGCACCTCAGCCGCTGGCTCGAGCAGTTATTACGATACCAAAAGCCGTAGCTTCCATGACAAGCATACCGACCAGAGAAGATTACAAAATGACCGAAACGGCTGTGGAAAAGAAAAAACGTAAGAGCAGTGCTCTATCTCGAGAATTACGGCAGTTAAATAGCGACATAGATTTGTCAGATAATGTAAAGTTATCGAAATTCGTAGCTGGTCTAGGGCAATATCCAAAGAGACGAACGCGAGTGGCTCCTTCGAAACCAAGCCCGCCTTCGCCCAGTGAAATATCGCCTGTTGCAcccaagttaaaaataaaaattggctCAAACTTAGTGCAACCCGTACCTGAAGATTCATCAAGCTGCCAATTCCGCCCCCCTAAGAAACGACTTCAATCCCAAATAATACCCACACCTAGCATGGAAGACTTGAAACGTGAAAGCATGATATACCGCCGAATGGTAATGGCTGATTTCGAGGAGGACAAAAAACCCAAAAAGCCAAAAAAAGATAAGGGCAAGAAGAAAAAGgataaaaaacttttagtGGTTAATAGTGATAGTGAAAGCACTActaagttaattataaaaattaagcgCCAAAAAGACGCGGCAGAGGAGAAATGCGGAGAGAGTGCGGTGCCAGCGGCTCGCGCCGAGCTGCCTGTGGACCCCTTCGACTACGACCCTTCAGCGCCCGACCCACTCGCTATAGATACCCCTTTCTGTGAATCCTCGTCTGCCTTGCGAAGGATACGAAATGAAAAAGTGACCCCGATACGTTTAAAACGTAGTTCGCAAGGTTCCGGTTATGTAATGAAAAAGGCGAGGTTGGAAAAAGAGGCCGCCGAAGCCAATAAGAGTTGTCCAACATCGGCTGCGCTCCCTTCCGCCACCATCGATGGAAACTGTACAGTGAGGtga